Proteins from a genomic interval of Eriocheir sinensis breed Jianghai 21 chromosome 20, ASM2467909v1, whole genome shotgun sequence:
- the LOC127001246 gene encoding probable caffeoyl-CoA O-methyltransferase 2 isoform X2, with amino-acid sequence MDLKSFGNKNALVKYTVDHSLRLTDAQKALNAATLKLPRHAMLGAPEALQLNANLIRAIGGKKVLDVGVYTGASTLSAALALPPDGEVHAMDIDEENMKVGKPFWEQDGVAHKIHVHIGAASATLQRFIDEGQAGTFDFAFIDADKVNYTQYLEQCLVLVRGGGIIAFDNTLWKCAVLDPSDQKPDTVALRKLNEKLKDDPRIDLSFFNVDDGLSLCFVK; translated from the exons ATGGACCTTAAGAGTTTTGGGAATAAAAATGCGTTGGTGAAATACACAGTGGACCATTCCCTCAG ACTGACGGACGCCCAGAAGGCGCTGAACGCGGCCACCCTCAAGCTGCCGCGGCACGCGATGCTCGGGGCGCCGGAAGCCCTGCAGCTCAACGCCAACCTGATACGGGCCATCGGCGGGAAGAAG GTGCTGGATGTCGGGGTGTACACTGGCGCTAGTACACTGTCGGCGGCCCTGGCGCTGCCCCCCGACGGTGAGGTGCACGCCATGGACATCGACGAAGAGAATATGAAAGTTG GCAAGCCCTTCTGGGAGCAGGACGGCGTGGCGCACAAGATCCACGTCCACATCGGGGCTGCCTCCGCCACCCTGCAGCGGTTCATCGACGAGGGCCAGGCGGGCACCTTCGACTTCGCCTTCATCGACGCGGACAAG GTGAACTACACCCAATATTTAGAGCAGTGCCTGGTGCTCGTGCGAGGCGGCGGCATCATCGCCTTCGACAACACTCTTTGGAAGTGCGCAGTGCTTGACCCCAGCGACCAGAAGCCCGATACGGTGGCCCTGAGGAAGCTGAACGAGAAGCTGAAAGATGATCCGCGCATCGATCTGTCTTTCTTCAATGTCGACGACGGTTTGTCTCTCTGTTTCGTCAAGTAG
- the LOC127001246 gene encoding probable caffeoyl-CoA O-methyltransferase 2 isoform X1 produces MDLKSFGNKNALVKYTVDHSLRLTDAQKALNAATLKLPRHAMLGAPEALQLNANLIRAIGGKKVLDVGVYTGASTLSAALALPPDGEVHAMDIDEENMKVGKPFWEQDGVAHKIHVHIGAASATLQRFIDEGQAGTFDFAFIDADKVNYTQYLEQCLVLVRRGGIIAFDNTLWNGAVLDPSDQKPDTVALRKLNEKLKDDPRIDLSFLNVGDGLSLCFVK; encoded by the exons ATGGACCTTAAGAGTTTTGGGAATAAAAATGCGTTGGTGAAATACACAGTGGACCATTCCCTCAG ACTGACGGACGCCCAGAAGGCGCTGAACGCGGCCACCCTCAAGCTGCCGCGGCACGCGATGCTCGGGGCGCCGGAAGCCCTGCAGCTCAACGCCAACCTGATACGGGCCATCGGCGGGAAGAAG GTGCTGGATGTCGGGGTGTACACTGGCGCTAGTACACTGTCGGCGGCCCTGGCGCTGCCCCCCGACGGTGAGGTGCACGCCATGGACATCGACGAAGAGAATATGAAAGTTG GCAAGCCCTTCTGGGAGCAGGACGGCGTGGCGCACAAGATCCACGTCCACATCGGGGCTGCCTCCGCCACCCTGCAGCGGTTCATCGACGAGGGCCAGGCGGGCACCTTCGACTTCGCCTTCATCGACGCGGACAAGGTGAACTACACCCAGTACTTAGAGCAGTGCCTGGTGCTGGTGCGGCGCGGCGGCATCATCGCCTTCGACAACACTCTTTGGAACGGCGCAGTGCTTGACCCCAGCGACCAGAAGCCCGATACGGTGGCCCTGAGGAAGCTGAACGAGAAGCTGAAGGATGATCCGCGCATCGATCTGTCTTTCCTCAATGTCGGCGacggtctgtctctctgtttcgtcAAGTAG
- the LOC127001246 gene encoding probable caffeoyl-CoA O-methyltransferase 2 isoform X4, whose translation MDLKSFGNKNALVKYTVDHSLRLTDAQKALNAATLKLPRHAMLGAPEALQLNANLIRAIGGKKVLDVGVYTGASTLSAALALPPDGEVHAMDIDEENMKVGKPFWEQDGVAHKIHVHIGAASATLQRFIDEGQAGTFDFTFIDADKVNYTQYLEQCLVLVRGGGIIAFDNTLWKCAVLDPSDQKPDTVALRKLNEKLKDDPRIDLSFFNVDDGLSLCFVK comes from the exons ATGGACCTTAAGAGTTTTGGGAATAAAAATGCGTTGGTGAAATACACAGTGGACCATTCCCTCAG ACTGACGGACGCCCAGAAGGCGCTGAACGCGGCCACCCTCAAGCTGCCGCGGCACGCGATGCTCGGGGCGCCGGAAGCCCTGCAGCTCAACGCCAACCTGATACGGGCCATCGGCGGGAAGAAG GTGCTGGATGTCGGGGTGTACACTGGCGCTAGTACACTGTCGGCGGCCCTGGCGCTGCCCCCCGACGGTGAGGTGCACGCCATGGACATCGACGAAGAGAATATGAAAGTTG GCAAGCCCTTCTGGGAGCAGGACGGCGTGGCGCACAAGATCCACGTCCACATCGGGGCTGCCTCCGCCACCCTGCAGCGGTTCATCGACGAGGGCCAGGCCGGCACCTTCGACTTCACCTTCATCGACGCGGACAAGGTGAACTACACCCAATATTTAGAGCAGTGCCTGGTGCTCGTGCGAGGCGGCGGCATCATCGCCTTCGACAACACTCTTTGGAAGTGCGCAGTGCTTGACCCCAGCGACCAGAAGCCCGATACGGTGGCCCTGAGGAAGCTGAACGAGAAGCTGAAAGATGATCCGCGCATCGATCTGTCTTTCTTCAATGTCGACGACGGTTTGTCTCTCTGTTTCGTCAAGTAG